The genomic region ATGTAAAATTTCCAGCATTACATTGGGTGGAATGGCTGCAGTGTACAGTAAGCTAAATCCAGACATTGTAGTGATTATAGTAGTGCTACAATACAATCATGTACAACATTTAGGGACAAAACTAAAACATGTTGAGTTTTTCCTCAGTAGTTTAAACAAAATAATAAGAGTGTTGTTATTATGTTATACAGTTGTATTATGATTTGATTTCAATTGATTATTACTCAAAGTAATATGTCATATGTTTCTGTTTggtaacatttacagtaattaGTGATGAAATTCTGTCCCTCCAGTGTCAGACCAAACTGATAGCATGACCAGTATGGACACTAAATGTATACTTTGAAAATGTGGTCATTGTATACATTTAGTGAATAGTTTGAAGTGTTTTCGATTTCTCAATTccaatacttttcaaaatacaaaagaaaTAAGAACAGATAAACAATGTAAGATGTTTGAACTAATATCTATAGCACCAGTGTGTGGATCTTCGTTCTCCCTGTTTAGTACGCTAATTCATTTAGATCCTGTTTGCTCATATACAAGattgtctcattctctctttgtaAACAAATGTGTGCTTGCCACATACAAAGTCATGCCAAATATAGGTCAAACTCCCTTTCTGTGTTTCAGAGATGTTTATATTTAaccttaaaataaaatacatttcagcatccaaaaaaacacaaactatACAGTCTCTGCACATTAAAATAATCCTATCTGTACAAACTTAACTCGCTTAGGAAAATGGTGCATTGTCAAATGTCTCGACAGATCAACCACACGGGAATTATTTTGTGTCAAATAACACAGTGTTTGCAGCTGTTAAAATTATATCCTGTATCACATTTAGCTGAAGATTGATCTTAGGGCTGAATGATGCTCCTTACCCTGTGTGATAGTGCAGTTTAGGTGTAGTGGCATAgggatgtcaggtggctgagcgcttagggaatcgggctagtaatcagaaggttgccagttcgatcaccggccgtgccaaatgactttgtgtccttgggcaaggcacttcaccctacttgcctcgggggaatgtccctgtacttactctggataagagcgtctgctaaatgactaaatgtaatatgggTTGTGTGTCCATCCTTTCTTTCCAGTACGCAAGCATTTAAATGAAACTGATATTAAAACAAACCAAGTAGACATTGACGTGGGGTAATGGGTGTCAGTGTTTTATCCCATTGTCTCATGTAGGAATATCCACCTGTTAGATCTGTTATCCCACACTGTTTCATCGCAAATCCATTGCCTGTTCTGTACACCATTGCTTTGTTGTGACCTTTTCCAAACCTCTCTTTTATTAGATGAGACAAAATGATGAAACAAAATGGCACCACTGGGCCAATAACATATCcacaccagcagagggcagcagtcCTTTTCACGCTTTCTCACCCTCCTTTTCAGCCAGACCCATATAGTCAGTTGCCCTAGCAACGTCTAGCGCACCTGCCTGCGGTGCTCTACAATCAGTTTGCATAATTATCCATCTGTAAACCGACAATGTACGACAACGGCAATGATCAGATCAGGCGTTCCTCTGGAGGAACCTTGAGCATGCTGTCCATCTCCAGACGTGCCCCGGCAACTTCTTGGGAACTGGGGCTGTAGGCACCCTCAGATTGCCGTTTCTTGCGGGCAGTCATCACCATGATGGTCAGGCCGATGACCACCAGGAGAATGCAGAGACAGACTAGAGGTATGGCAATTACCAGCCAGGGCACTCGCTCTTTTTGAGCTTGTTTCTGTGGGGAGATAAGAGAAGACAGGGTATTTTAGAGGTTATGTAAATGTGATTCATTAGGGTTTAGATGGAATATCATACAGGTAAttggaaatacatttgtggCATATAAGGAATCACGGCATAGGACTACGCAGGCGTTGAGACGACTTACATTTGTATCGCAAGTTGGACTGTTGAAGCCAGTagggcaaatacaaagaaacctGTTGAGGCGATCCAGACAGGTGCCCCCGTTCTGACAGGGGTTTGAGCCACACTCGTTCACTTCTGTCTCACACCTGAGCATAAAAAACATGACAGTCTTTACTGATCATAGAAAATCAGCTGTCATGGACCATTTTTAATTACTTGTCCCTCTTTTCTAGGTATCATGCTGCTCTGCAGGCACAGGAAGCATTTGAGAAAATTGCTGATGATGAACTGAAATATATTTTGTAGGGGTTAATAATCGTACCTGTCCCCTTCGAAGCCTGGCATACAGGTGCAGTTTGCACCCCACAAACCATCATGACAGATTCCATCGTTGTCACATTGGACATCATCGCATTGCAAAGGGGGATAGGGCCATCTGAAGGGAAATTAAGAACATGATGTATTAAATATACACAAAGCTTTACAGCTGACgcatggttaaaaaaaaaaggggctaaaatatataatatataaattgCAGGTGTTAAATATTAAGTATTACTTAATTTAAAAGGATGGTGAACTGAAACTGTGAGCTTTACTTATTACTTACTGGCAAAGTGGACCACTGAAGTCATCCGGGCAGTTACAGGTGTAGTGGTTCACTTTGTCCTCACAAGTCCCCCCGTTTTGGCATTTGTGTTCCTTACAGTCATCCACATTCTCTTCACAATGCAATCCTTCATATCCAGCATGGCACTCGCACTCAAAACCCGCCAGCAAATCTTTACAGCCTCCGTAAACACAAGGGCCGGAGACACACTCGTCCGTGTCTACCTCACAATGCTCTCCCTCCCAACCCGGGGCACATAGGCAGCCAACGAGATTAAAGAGATCCTTGCATGTTGCTCCGTTCTGGCAAACGTCCAAATGGCATACAGGTGAACTGGTACAGCCCATGTGAATTTCCCCCTCTCCAATTGTATGGAAGCGGGTCAGCTGAGGAGGGTCAAAGTTGTCCAAAAATGGGAGATAGACCCCGCCCACTCGAACGACGCCCAAGCAACCAATGAAACTCTCTGCCAGAACCACCACAGCTTTCTCCTTGTTCAGGAAGTGAAGACTTTCAGTGACTTCTGGGGTACTGCTGGCATCTGTGATCCCGTCCACTGTAATCACCCAATGGGATGCCTCACTCTCAGGCTCCACCATGGACACATGCACTCTGTGCCAATTACCATCTGCCACTCTTCGCACCCCAGAGAACATCAGGGCTTCAACGCTGTTCCCGCTGTGGATCTCCACCTGAACCGATGAGTCCACCAGACCCACCATCAGCAGCTCTGGCCCGTGGGAAGCGCGTAGCAGAACAGCGTTCTCTGAGCGAGTACGAAGCTCCAAGTACACGCTGGTCACTGGGGTTGCCAGGGAACCCTCAGCGCTGTACTGCACTGGGTTATTCTCAAATGTGGCGTTGGACACACCTGAGggttttcaaaaatactttaggtTAAAAATAAGAAACAGACTTTTTATTTGGGTGCTTTCATTATTTTTGTACATTAGTGCTATTCCTCTAAAATGGTTTGATGATTCATTCTTTTTTAAGTTTCAATCAGGACAGTGTTATATTAATTTGGGCAGGTGgattatttaaattgttttttattaaaCGTGATACCTGCCACTGTAATAAAGAGTGTTGGGAAatgattataatttttttgtttaAATTCTTATTACTGATTCGGCTGAAAGTAATCAATTGTTTGTCCTTACATTCATATCCATCAGTCAGGTCCACACACTGGCTCCCCATGATACAGGGGtcgctcacacaccacacgtGTGTCTCGCAAGTCTGTCCTGTAAAACTCTCAGGACACGAACATGCAAAGTCATTCCAGGTGATGGTGCACTCGCCTCCATTGTGACATGGTTCCACCTAAAGAGCAAAAATAATGAACAAGAAACAAAATTGACACAAAAACTGTAACATTGAGCAAGTACACGGCTGTGTCATCGCTGATGAATGATTACAAATAGTTACGGTGGTTGACCATAGGCATAtgttatatatttaaatatagtTCTACCTCGCAGGTGTTATCGCTTATACATCCGGTCTCAACGTTTTCCGCCCCACTTGGTAAGTACACCAGTCCATCTGAGTTGTTGAGCGAAGTATTCCACGCGTCCACATCAAGATGCACCTTGTCCAGACGCAGATCCTGCAGGCAGCCTTTAAAGTGTCCCCCCCAGGCCACCGAGTCATCATCCCCAGGAAGACCACCTACGTACGCCAGGTCCCCACTCAGCACCTCTACCTCGGGCACCACACCTATACTGTAGCGTAGCCCCTCGTGTTTGAAGTAAACTTGTCCGTGATGGACCTCCACCTCCAGAAGCTGCTTGTCACCCGTGGTCACGAAGCTGGGCGCTGTCAAGGCAGAGCTCTCGGGCAGAGACTTCACGAGAACTCTCCCCATCCCCAGGTAGACAGAGAAGTAGGGCTCCATGGGGCCATCCCCACCCTCACTGGGCCTCCTCAGCTGGAAGAGGAGGCCGTCAGGCTTGAGTGAacggaggaagaaggagacacTGAAGTTGGCGCCATGGCTCTCGACGATGTCATAGGCACTGTAGCTGGCGGTGTCCTCGTGGCTGTACGTCCATGCAGGGAACTCTGTCAGAGGTATAACAGGATGGTTTATGGTTGAGATCATGTGGTCTTGTCATGCAAGGAAGCAGTATGAATTATGTTGGTTGTATGAACAAGTCTAGTCGATAAAGCTTACCTTCAGAGCAGCTGTGGCCGTAGTGTGGCCGGTAGCAGTCACAGCGGGAGCTGGTCCACAGGTCCACACAGTGGCCACGGTTGTTGCAGGGGTCTTGCTCACACCACTCTGTCTTGCTACACCCAATGTCCATCTCATGTGCATCGTTGTTCTGGAGGTTCTGAGGCAGGACGGGCTTGGAGTCAATGAAAAGGTCCTCCATACATCCAATGAACCCGGCACCACTCATGGTAAGCTCCAAAAACTCCTTTGGAGCCCCACCCACATAAACATGAGTAAAAGCCTCTGAGGGATGGAAGTATGGGCCTTCAGTGCCACCGTCCTCTACAGTGCATCCTTCAGCGTGGCACCCTGGCCCCTTCACGATCAATAGTAAGCCCTCTTCCTCACTCAACCACACTTCGGCATCTCTCCAGTCCCCGTCACTCGCCAACCTGGGGAACGTGACCTCCAGCTCGGCTTCCTCTGAGAACGCCTTTGCGTGAAGACTTCCCCCTATGAGCTCAAGCAGGAGATGGTTCTCCATGTCCCCTCTGTAGAAGAGGAGCATGTCAGGCAGGGTTGTCCGGAAGCGTAGACTCACACCTGATCCGTGGTGCTTGTGGTGCTTTGCTTCCCTTCGTTTGCGCTCTTCCACAACGACTTCAATTAATACAAATCCgggagtggagaaggagaacgTGGTTGGGGTTGAGCAGAGGTCATTGAAGAAGCCATGAGGGCAGAgacaggtgtgggtgtgttctcCGTATTCAAACCAGGGCAGGCAGGTGGCGCCATTCTGGCATTCGTGGTCCATGCAGCCCAGGAGCTGAACGTCACAATGGTGACCGCCCCAGGGGAGCACATCCGGCTCCACCTCGGGACAGTGACAGGTGAAGTCTGCCACGCCGTCCTCGCACCAGGCACCGTTCTGGCATGGCTGGCTTTCGCACTCGTCGATGTTTACTTCACAAATTTCGCCTGTAAAACAGAGGTTGATTACGATGTGGGATCCAAAGGTGTGTCTGTCTTTAGAAGTCTTTAGAAGGTCTTTAGAAGCCAGAAAAGCATTCTTTTATATTTAGGCTTAGTGAAAGGACTTACCTGTAAATCCGTCTGCACACATGCAGGTGTACTCGTTGACCTGGTCCACACAAGTGCCTCCATTGTGGCATGGATCAGACTCACACTCATCAATGTTCACAGTACAGTTCTCCCCTGAGAGGAAGTTAAGAAACAATCCACATAACCTATTGATTAGTAAGTGTGTAAGTAGTAAGTCATATCAACCTTATTATTACTACAAAGGGCACTGTTCCAAGATTGGAAGTCAATATGTTTTCCTCGAAATTCTTTTGAAATTCACCTGCAAAGCCTGGCTGACACTGGCATATGTAGCCTGAAGCCTCTGCAAAGTTGAACTCCCAGTCTGTCTCCCAGTGAGAGGGGTCAGAACGCTCGAAACACTCCCCTTCGTTCTCACACGGCACCTCCGCACATTCGTCGATGTCGATCTCACAGTTTTCCCCCATGTAACCTATCAGACACATGACAGTGGGAACTACCTGAGTGGTTCCTTTGAGCTGAAAACATTCCACAGATTAAGCTCAACAGAAATATGCATTTCGGAAGCAGCTGCTGCTTCTGCACAATTGTATTTGTTTGCCCTTTTATTTTGAGGTTGAGTGAGAGGTACAATGGATTACTGTACCTGGCCAACAGAGACAGGTATACTCTTTGACTCCCTCCAAACAGGTGCCACCGTGCTGACAAGGGTCTGAAGCACACTCAAGGATGTCCTCCTCACAATGGTTCCCAACAAACCCTGTGTCACTGCAGTCACACTCGTAGCTGTAGTAAATGGTGGACTGTCAATGTACAATACTAAATGCAAACAGGACTATAAATGTTACATAAACAGGGTATAGTACAGAATGGAATACTTGTTTATACACATCTTGTCAATCAATCAGCAGGGCTCATCATAGATCTAACCCAGATTAATTATATTACAGACCAAGCTTTATGTTGTCTCTACAGTAGGTCACTGATATGCATCTGCTCATATGTAGTATCATTTTGCTATGGGATTACACTAGCTACCAAACCTGCAACAACAGGTTCTGAAGTCACACAAGGACACAAGTTCGCTTGAGTAAGACGAGACAAATACAGAAGCTTTAAGTCAGTACCTGTCTACCATGTCATGGCAGACTGCTCCGTTTTGGCAGGGCTCGCTGGCACACTCGTCAATGTCAATCTCACAGTCAATGCCCTCAAACCCTTGCTGACACTCGCAGGTATACAGGCCAATGAGGTCATGGCAGGTGGCTTCATTTTGGCAGGGATCCGACTCACATTCATTTATCTCCACTTCACAGTTCACCTCTGGagtggagaaagaaggagaggatgaatgaGAGGGATTTAGAAAGGACCAGGCCTGGTGATGGATGTGTGGTTAAAGTACCTGAGAGGATGTGGCTACACTGTGATGTTGTGTACTATGTATTGTAGCTAATCCTCACTGTATCATACTTAATGGATATCAAGATAAAAAAATATTCAAGACTGTCACTAAAATCATTCACTATCTCTTTCCTTAATCTATGATGGACTCAGTCTTCCCATTTTACTGGGTAATCCCCACTGGCACAATCAGACTGACAAAGGAATGCATTATAAGTGACCTTCCCCACCCCAACTGGAGATAACAATGacatttcccagacatggaccaGGCCTGCTAGGAAAagaagagagtgtgagaaagggaggagtGGTGGGCTGTTTTCCTTTCTTATCTGACAGGTTGAGCTGAAGATTAGATGCCTCTATCAATCAGCATGTATTCGTATGCACTTAAAATACCCTCCGTGTTCCATCTGATGAAGAAACAGACATTGTAGAACGAATATGTCTGGAACAGAAACGCTGGGAGGACAGCGATATCAGGAAGTCTTCACATCTTCGGCTTACCTGTAAACCCTACGAGGCACTCGCACTCGTATCGGTCCTTCTCGTTAATACAGGTTCCGTTGTTCTCGCAAGGGTGCGAAGCACACTCGTTGATGTCAATCTCACAGTTGTAACCCTGGAAACCTGGGACGCAGAAACAGTGGTACTCTGCGTCTCCGTCCATACAAATGGCCCCATTTTGACATGGGTGGGACATACACTCATCGACATCCTCTTCGCAGTGCTCCCCTTCGTAACCAGGTGCACACTCGCACTCATAGCCTTCAGGTAACAGTTTACAGAACCCGTTGTTCTGGCATGGTTTGTCCACGCAGTCCGTGACGTGCGTCTGGCAGTCTTCTCCCCCATACCCGGAGGGACAGCGACAGAAGTAGCTGTTCAGCTGGTCAATGCATTCAGAATGGGGCTCAAAGCAAGGGTTGCTGTGGCATTCGTCGATTTCTTCAGTGCAGTTCACCCCGGTGAACCCGTCCGGGCAGATGCAGTGATGTTCCGTGGTGCCTGGAGTGCTGGTACAGTTGACGCAAGACGCAAACAAGCAAGAGTCATAGAGTTCATCACAGTCCTTGCCCATGTAGCGGACCCCCTCCTGGTTGCAGAGGCAGGCGTAATCGTCCATGGTGTCCACACAGGCAGCACCGTTCTGGCAAGGCCCCGACAGGCACTTCTCAGAACTGGCCGAACAAAATATTCCTGTGGACAAGAAGATAATAGGGTTGTGATAAGTTGAATATCTATAAAACCATCTACATGGGGCCCCTTCACATAAAGATGAACTTTGGTTGAGCAGACAGACTAACTGATGCAATACTGTCAACCAAGTCCAAATGTACCTGTTCAAAATAAGTAAACCATGACAAAAGGTATATCCCTGTAGCTGCACTCATCCTGGTATGTGTATTAAATACAACCCAAATTGACAAATTTGGCTCAACTGACTCGATTCCAGATTTGATAGGGATGTTGAGTGCATGATTAACTCCCTACaaactctccttttctttctttctttctttctctatccatccctcttttAGTCACTGTATAttaaaacaaaccaacaaataCCCTTAGGACAATTGAGCAACGACTGATTGATAGGCAACTATCTAAAGCAAAGTTTTGTAGTCATTATTATGCTTatgcacaaacaaaaaaacaaaaaatcccTTTGTGTAAGCAGATATGTGATATTAATTGTTTGAAAATTTGACAGATAAGGTTCATGTGGCAGACAACTATACAAGCAGGGCTAAGCTCATTCTGTAGGTCACTAGCCATTGCTGAACCTGAGCTAATACCACAGTTTTCCCATTCAAAACCTTATTGGCTGCATTTTTCCTGTAGAAATGTGGTCAAGGACCTACATTTGTTCCTCAAATCCTGGTGAATGAACACAGACTAATTTATTGGCAGCATGGTTGCACACATTCcaattaaaattacatttgacattAAGGATTGAACATTCATCTATTATCATAGGAAACTGTCAGACAGTTGAGGCTCTGTCTGTGGATAAGAATGAATGGAATCAAACCCTAGAAAAGGGAGAACACGGTTAAGGGTTTCTGTCCAttctttatcccccccccccccccccccccattaaccAAAGGACTAAGCCATTTGTGGAATCAGTCCACATTCCACAGATCCGGCCAACTCCAGTACCCCTTCTCCCCattcaccccccatccccctctagACTCACATCCCACTTTGATCAGTGTTGTGCTCCCAGATTCTCATTCAACCAGAAGATATTAACGATGAAGGGGAgtaggggagggcagggcaggggaggaagggagggaggtgtgcagggttagagagagggagagagagaggcgtgaaTGTGAGGAGACAGATGATGTTTGCTGTGCAAAACACAGGGCATAGAGAAGTTCTGCAGGTTGTCCTGTCTTGAAGATGGACAGCCAGTATGTCACTCAGCCTCATCCTACAACAGTGCTTGGAGCTCCTGCACGTAGTTTGTGTATGGCCACTCCTTTTATAGCTTTGTCTGACAGATGGCCTTAGACATAAGCTGTTAACACCCCTTGGACCTTCCACTGTCACCTGACAAACACATTACCAGTGAGGTGACTTGCAAGATTGGCAACAGTCAACCATAGTACCATTGTGTGGTAAGCTGCGGATCTCAATGAAGCCCAAAAGGAGCGAGAGATAAAAAGTCACTTTATGCGATTGCCAAAACCCACGCTTACTATACTGGACTCGATTACAAGAGGTTCAAGAGCTACTTTGGAAAACAGAGTCGCAAGGTGACAACTAGTCACAAACCATTTCATCAAATTGTAACCTCCAGGGCAAGAGAAATCCCTGAGCAGATTGTAAGCTAGCTAACGTTCTATCACAACAGATGTAGCTTATAGCTTGATCTGAACCAGAGACGATGAGCACATGGCTCAGCAAGCTTAGAGTGTTTGTCGCAAACACCATCCATGCACACAGTTGTGGTCCAGAAACAGACCTCAGAGTTGACTCAAAGAGAAGCTCCAGGGGGCTTCCTGAAGATGCTGTGTGACTGTTGTGTTTTGAT from Osmerus mordax isolate fOsmMor3 chromosome 14, fOsmMor3.pri, whole genome shotgun sequence harbors:
- the crb2a gene encoding protein crumbs homolog 2a, with amino-acid sequence MEFGRVHLNLKTVLLTMMMFKWGIFCSASSEKCLSGPCQNGAACVDTMDDYACLCNQEGVRYMGKDCDELYDSCLFASCVNCTSTPGTTEHHCICPDGFTGVNCTEEIDECHSNPCFEPHSECIDQLNSYFCRCPSGYGGEDCQTHVTDCVDKPCQNNGFCKLLPEGYECECAPGYEGEHCEEDVDECMSHPCQNGAICMDGDAEYHCFCVPGFQGYNCEIDINECASHPCENNGTCINEKDRYECECLVGFTEVNCEVEINECESDPCQNEATCHDLIGLYTCECQQGFEGIDCEIDIDECASEPCQNGAVCHDMVDSYECDCSDTGFVGNHCEEDILECASDPCQHGGTCLEGVKEYTCLCWPGYMGENCEIDIDECAEVPCENEGECFERSDPSHWETDWEFNFAEASGYICQCQPGFAGENCTVNIDECESDPCHNGGTCVDQVNEYTCMCADGFTGEICEVNIDECESQPCQNGAWCEDGVADFTCHCPEVEPDVLPWGGHHCDVQLLGCMDHECQNGATCLPWFEYGEHTHTCLCPHGFFNDLCSTPTTFSFSTPGFVLIEVVVEERKRREAKHHKHHGSGVSLRFRTTLPDMLLFYRGDMENHLLLELIGGSLHAKAFSEEAELEVTFPRLASDGDWRDAEVWLSEEEGLLLIVKGPGCHAEGCTVEDGGTEGPYFHPSEAFTHVYVGGAPKEFLELTMSGAGFIGCMEDLFIDSKPVLPQNLQNNDAHEMDIGCSKTEWCEQDPCNNRGHCVDLWTSSRCDCYRPHYGHSCSEEFPAWTYSHEDTASYSAYDIVESHGANFSVSFFLRSLKPDGLLFQLRRPSEGGDGPMEPYFSVYLGMGRVLVKSLPESSALTAPSFVTTGDKQLLEVEVHHGQVYFKHEGLRYSIGVVPEVEVLSGDLAYVGGLPGDDDSVAWGGHFKGCLQDLRLDKVHLDVDAWNTSLNNSDGLVYLPSGAENVETGCISDNTCEVEPCHNGGECTITWNDFACSCPESFTGQTCETHVWCVSDPCIMGSQCVDLTDGYECVSNATFENNPVQYSAEGSLATPVTSVYLELRTRSENAVLLRASHGPELLMVGLVDSSVQVEIHSGNSVEALMFSGVRRVADGNWHRVHVSMVEPESEASHWVITVDGITDASSTPEVTESLHFLNKEKAVVVLAESFIGCLGVVRVGGVYLPFLDNFDPPQLTRFHTIGEGEIHMGCTSSPVCHLDVCQNGATCKDLFNLVGCLCAPGWEGEHCEVDTDECVSGPCVYGGCKDLLAGFECECHAGYEGLHCEENVDDCKEHKCQNGGTCEDKVNHYTCNCPDDFSGPLCQWPYPPLQCDDVQCDNDGICHDGLWGANCTCMPGFEGDRCETEVNECGSNPCQNGGTCLDRLNRFLCICPTGFNSPTCDTNKQAQKERVPWLVIAIPLVCLCILLVVIGLTIMVMTARKKRQSEGAYSPSSQEVAGARLEMDSMLKVPPEERLI